The following are encoded together in the Portunus trituberculatus isolate SZX2019 chromosome 25, ASM1759143v1, whole genome shotgun sequence genome:
- the LOC123508528 gene encoding uncharacterized protein LOC123508528: MVEQWGEVWQVNFAPEKTQAMVISRSPDASHAVSGKLRFGGKCLPLQDYIKILGVCVDRSLRFDRHIAGIARQTSLRVSALRRMADTLDPRGTLTLYKAQIRPCMEYGALSWMSSAAVHMQRLDAVQRRALRLVTTEEEEQHPAPLTSLEHRRDVSALVVCHKTQVQRVSHLNPLRLQPHTAQRCTRDAARSDELVQVPRSRSSQHQRTYTARTSRLWNIFVAGTPQVRSMTTQQVKVAAHKWRGRHPSRLVLQ, from the coding sequence ATGGTAGAGCAGTGGGGAGAGGTGTGGCAAGTTAACTTCGCTCCAGAGAAGACGCAGGCGATGGTCATCTCGCGGTCTCCAGACGCCTCACACGCAGTCTCAGGAAAGTTGCGCTTTGGAGGCAAGTGCCTGCCGCTCCAGGATTACATCAAGATCCTGGGCGTGTGCGTGGACCGCAGCCTGCGCTTCGACCGCCACATCGCTGGCATCGCCCGCCAGACATCTCTCCGAGTCTCTGCCCTGCGCAGGATGGCGGACACCCTCGACCCACGAGGCACACTCACTCTGTACAAGGCGCAGAtacgcccatgtatggagtatggtgCCTTGTCTTGGATGTCGAGTGCTGCTGTCCACATGCAGAGACTGGATGCTGTGCAGCGGCGAGCCCTGAGACTCGTGACCactgaggaagaagagcagcacCCAGCACCACTGacatcactggaacaccgccGAGACGTATCGGCACTAGTAGTCTGCCACAAGACTCAAGTGCAGAGAGTCTCCCACCTCAACCCTCTGAGGCTACAGCCACACACAGCACAGAGGTGCACCAGAGATGCGGCACGCAGTGACGAGTTAGTGCAGGTGCCCCGATCTCGCTCAAGCCAACACCAGCGCACCTACACAGCCAGGACCTCAAGGCTGTGGAACATTTTCGTGGCAGGCACTCCTCAAGTGAGGAGCATGACTACTCAGCAAGTGAAAGTGGCAGCTCACAAGTGGCGAGGCAGGCACCCGTCGCGGCTTGTGTTGCAGTAG